The Luteimonas sp. YGD11-2 genome has a window encoding:
- a CDS encoding calcium/sodium antiporter — translation MTLLLLVVGLVALALGAELLVRGASRLALATGLSPLVIGLTVVAFGTSSPELAVSIGAARDGSGDIALGNVVGSNITNVLLIIGVAALVAPLVVARQLVRVDVPLMVVASVGVLLLAGDGVLGSGDGVLLVTALVAYIVLQIRLGRREPQAAGTAPEPVRARGMSTRIRDLAFVAAGLLLLIVGAGWLVDAATVIARRFGLSELVIGLTVVAVGTSLPEIATSVLAVMRGQRDLAVGNVVGSCLFNLLGVLGITALVAPDGIGVGASALHFDMPVMLATAVACLPIFFTGHCINRWEGGLFLAYYVAYTAYLLLDSAGHAALPAYSAIMMLFVVPLTVATLAVVGTRAIFTQGARRG, via the coding sequence ATGACCCTGCTGCTCCTTGTCGTCGGCCTTGTGGCATTGGCCCTGGGCGCCGAACTGCTGGTGCGCGGGGCGAGCCGGCTCGCACTTGCCACCGGTCTTTCGCCACTGGTGATCGGCCTGACCGTGGTCGCCTTCGGGACCAGCTCGCCGGAACTCGCCGTCAGCATCGGCGCGGCGCGCGACGGCAGTGGCGACATCGCGCTGGGCAACGTGGTCGGCAGCAACATCACCAACGTGCTGCTGATCATCGGCGTGGCGGCGCTGGTGGCCCCGCTCGTGGTGGCGCGGCAGCTGGTGCGGGTGGACGTGCCGCTGATGGTGGTGGCCTCGGTGGGCGTGCTGCTGCTGGCCGGTGATGGCGTGCTCGGGTCCGGCGATGGCGTGCTGCTGGTGACCGCGCTCGTGGCCTACATCGTCCTGCAGATCCGGCTCGGCCGACGCGAGCCGCAGGCCGCGGGCACCGCGCCGGAGCCCGTCCGCGCCCGCGGCATGAGCACGCGCATCCGCGACCTGGCGTTCGTGGCCGCGGGCCTGCTCCTGTTGATCGTGGGCGCCGGCTGGCTGGTGGACGCGGCGACCGTGATCGCGCGCCGGTTCGGCCTGAGCGAACTGGTGATCGGGCTGACCGTGGTCGCGGTCGGCACGTCGCTGCCGGAGATCGCCACCTCGGTGCTGGCGGTGATGCGCGGCCAGCGCGACCTCGCGGTCGGCAACGTGGTCGGCAGCTGCCTGTTCAACCTGCTCGGGGTGCTGGGGATCACCGCGCTGGTGGCGCCGGACGGCATCGGCGTGGGCGCCTCCGCGCTGCACTTCGACATGCCGGTGATGCTGGCCACGGCCGTCGCCTGCCTGCCGATCTTCTTCACCGGCCACTGCATCAATCGCTGGGAGGGCGGGCTGTTCCTCGCCTACTACGTCGCCTACACCGCGTACCTGCTGCTCGATTCCGCAGGCCACGCGGCGCTGCCCGCCTACAGCGCGATCATGATGCTGTTCGTCGTGCCGCTGACGGTGGCGACGCTGGCCGTGGTCGGTACCCGCGCGATCTTCACCCAGGGTGCCCGCCGCGGCTGA
- the dusA gene encoding tRNA dihydrouridine(20/20a) synthase DusA: MPSPVPPAPGPSHDAANLRLSVAPMMDWTDTHCRVFHRLLAPGALLYTEMVHANAVILGDRSRLLAMDPVEHPVALQLGGSDPALLAQAAAIVAGHGFDEVNLNCGCPSDRVQAGRFGACLMREPVLVAECVAAMREAVAASGHAIPVTVKCRLGVDDDSEYERFRAFVDTVAAAGADQVIVHARNAWLKGLSPKENREVPPLRHDWAYRLKQERADLTVLLNGGIADEASALAHLEHVDGVMLGRAAYHDPYLLHRLDCALSGRAPRSRAALLVAMRPYVEAQLAAGVALKHIVRHVLGLFHGQPGGRQFRQVLSEGAHRPGADWALVERALAATGWQAGAEAA, encoded by the coding sequence ATGCCCAGCCCCGTCCCGCCCGCGCCCGGCCCGTCACACGATGCGGCCAACCTGCGCCTGTCCGTCGCCCCGATGATGGACTGGACGGATACCCATTGCCGCGTGTTCCACCGCCTGCTGGCGCCCGGGGCGTTGCTATACACCGAGATGGTGCATGCCAACGCGGTGATCCTCGGCGACCGCTCGCGGCTGCTGGCGATGGATCCGGTCGAGCATCCGGTCGCGCTGCAGCTGGGCGGCAGCGATCCCGCGCTGCTTGCACAGGCGGCGGCGATCGTCGCCGGGCATGGCTTCGACGAGGTCAACCTCAACTGCGGCTGCCCGTCCGACCGCGTGCAGGCGGGGCGCTTCGGCGCCTGCCTGATGCGCGAGCCCGTGCTGGTGGCCGAGTGCGTCGCGGCGATGCGCGAGGCGGTGGCCGCGTCGGGCCATGCGATCCCGGTCACGGTGAAGTGCCGCCTGGGTGTCGATGACGACAGCGAGTACGAACGCTTCCGTGCATTCGTCGATACGGTGGCCGCGGCCGGCGCCGACCAGGTGATCGTGCATGCGCGCAATGCGTGGCTCAAAGGCCTGAGCCCGAAGGAAAACCGCGAGGTGCCGCCGCTGCGCCATGACTGGGCATACCGGCTCAAGCAGGAGCGCGCCGATCTCACCGTGCTCCTCAACGGTGGCATCGCCGATGAAGCTTCCGCACTCGCACATCTCGAGCACGTGGACGGCGTGATGCTCGGCCGCGCCGCCTACCACGACCCGTATCTGCTGCATCGGCTCGACTGCGCGCTGTCGGGACGCGCTCCGCGCTCGCGCGCGGCACTGCTTGTGGCGATGCGCCCGTACGTCGAAGCGCAGCTCGCCGCCGGCGTTGCGCTCAAGCACATCGTCCGCCACGTGCTCGGCCTGTTCCATGGACAGCCCGGGGGGCGGCAGTTCCGCCAGGTGTTGAGCGAGGGTGCGCACCGCCCCGGCGCCGACTGGGCACTGGTCGAACGCGCGCTCGCCGCGACGGGTTGGCAGGCCGGCGCCGAAGCTGCCTGA
- a CDS encoding response regulator transcription factor, which yields MRILLVEDEAPLRETLAARLKREGYAVDAAQDGEEGLYMGREVPFDVGIIDLGLPKMSGMELIKALRDEGKQFPVLILTARSSWQDKVDGLKQGADDYLVKPFHVEELLARINALVRRAAGWSKPTLECGPVTLDLAAQTVSVHGQNVDLTSYEYKVLEYLMMHAGELVSKADLTEHIYQQDFDRDSNVLEVFIGRLRKKLDPDGTLKPIETVRGRGYRFAIPRSNEG from the coding sequence ATGCGTATCCTCCTCGTCGAAGACGAAGCACCCCTGCGCGAAACCCTCGCTGCCCGCCTCAAGCGCGAAGGCTATGCCGTCGATGCCGCCCAGGACGGCGAGGAAGGCCTGTACATGGGCCGCGAGGTGCCCTTCGACGTCGGCATCATCGACCTCGGGCTGCCGAAGATGTCGGGCATGGAGCTGATCAAGGCGCTGCGCGACGAGGGCAAGCAGTTCCCGGTGCTGATCCTGACCGCGCGTTCCAGCTGGCAGGACAAGGTCGACGGCCTCAAGCAGGGCGCCGACGACTACCTGGTCAAGCCCTTCCACGTCGAGGAACTGCTGGCGCGCATCAACGCGCTGGTGCGCCGCGCCGCCGGCTGGAGCAAGCCGACGCTGGAATGCGGCCCGGTCACGCTGGACCTCGCCGCGCAGACCGTCAGCGTGCATGGCCAGAACGTCGACCTCACCAGCTACGAGTACAAGGTGCTCGAGTACCTGATGATGCATGCCGGCGAACTGGTCTCGAAGGCCGACCTCACCGAGCACATCTACCAGCAGGACTTCGACCGCGACTCCAACGTGCTGGAGGTCTTCATTGGCCGCCTGCGCAAGAAGCTGGACCCGGACGGCACCCTCAAGCCGATCGAGACGGTGCGTGGTCGTGGTTACCGGTTTGCGATTCCGCGCAGCAACGAAGGCTGA